The sequence below is a genomic window from Acetomicrobium sp. S15 = DSM 107314.
GCCGGAAGGGCCCAAAAGCGAAAGGAACTCGCCCTTTTTAATCTCTAAGCTCAACGACGATACGGCTACAAACTTGTCGAACCTTTTTGTTACGTCAACCAAGGCTACACCGGCAGCCAATCAGCTTTTCACCTCGCTGCATAAACTCAATGCCTTTTCCACCGCTTCGCTCGGACTTTGGGCGCGAAAAACGGGGAGCGGCGCGCCTTCATGGTCAAAAGCTTCCCACGTATGAAGGCCCACTACGGCTTTACCCATCCTAAGGGCTAACCCTATTTCAGAGAGCGTGCCAAAGCCACCGCCGATGGCTATCGCCACCTCGCCGGCCGAAGCTATAACGGCGTTTCGCGCCTCACCGAGCGTCGTGCGTATGGGTATCGTGACATACGGATTAGGCTCGTCCTGCGCACTCGGCAATATCCCGATAGAGGTACCTCCCGCAGTCGAAGCGCCCAAGCAGACGGCCTCCATCACGCCACCCTTGCCCCCACATACGATGACAGCGCCGCTTTTGGCCAAAAGAAGGCCGACTTCTTTGGCCATCTCAAAAAGCTCGGCGTCCGGAGTCGAGGTGCCCATAACGGCCACTATTTTCTT
It includes:
- a CDS encoding TIGR00725 family protein gives rise to the protein MSFEAKKKIVAVMGTSTPDAELFEMAKEVGLLLAKSGAVIVCGGKGGVMEAVCLGASTAGGTSIGILPSAQDEPNPYVTIPIRTTLGEARNAVIASAGEVAIAIGGGFGTLSEIGLALRMGKAVVGLHTWEAFDHEGAPLPVFRAQSPSEAVEKALSLCSEVKS